A section of the Mesorhizobium loti genome encodes:
- a CDS encoding DUF6481 family protein, with product MAIYREKDIFERRNAANEAKKALLERFKSKPAADDPAVLARQAERKAILEARAIREAEKARLKQEKLAREAAEKAEREAAAEAARVAAEEAAQAEAKIREAEETERIARLLADEAERKAKRDARYAARKARTGRAPPGFSAR from the coding sequence TTGGCTATCTACAGGGAAAAAGACATTTTCGAGCGGCGCAACGCCGCGAACGAGGCAAAGAAGGCGCTTCTGGAGCGTTTCAAGTCAAAGCCGGCGGCAGATGATCCTGCGGTGCTGGCACGGCAGGCCGAACGCAAGGCAATCCTCGAGGCTCGCGCGATACGCGAGGCTGAAAAGGCCAGGCTGAAGCAGGAAAAGCTGGCACGCGAGGCAGCCGAGAAGGCTGAGCGCGAGGCAGCGGCCGAGGCGGCGCGCGTTGCCGCGGAAGAAGCAGCCCAGGCCGAAGCCAAAATTCGGGAAGCCGAAGAGACCGAGCGCATTGCCCGTCTGCTCGCCGACGAGGCAGAGCGAAAGGCCAAGCGCGACGCACGCTATGCGGCCCGCAAGGCGCGTACCGGCAGAGCGCCTCCCGGTTTCTCCGCCCGCTAG
- a CDS encoding AI-2E family transporter, whose protein sequence is MKAESEALGAGVAEAAEARAVARADTHLMRTLLVGIFIFMTVYALYFGRAFFMPVILAFLLALTLTPIVRLLRKRGIPEVVSATLLVLLSICVFASAGYLLSGPVIDLLNNTSSIGQQLTERLAQLRRPLERIMQVSHQIEQMTETSQEPGIQKVAVAQSGILSAAASNILAAGTSLTIIFVLSLFLLASGTMFYEKIIQSFASLTEKKRALRVVYDVEREISHYLLTVTIINAGLGTVIGLGLWALGMPNPLVWGVAAALLNFLPYVGALLTIVLVAVMALISFDTISYALLAPAFVLLCDVVEGQFVTPMVVGRRLEINAVAIFIAIAFWSWLWGFVGALMAVPLLVVIKVFCDHFEGLGHVGNFLAAQQNGVVGDDDAADTEPVKG, encoded by the coding sequence ATGAAAGCCGAATCCGAGGCGCTGGGCGCGGGCGTTGCCGAAGCGGCCGAAGCGCGCGCCGTGGCGCGTGCCGATACGCATCTGATGCGTACGCTGCTGGTCGGCATCTTCATTTTCATGACCGTCTATGCGCTCTACTTCGGCCGCGCCTTCTTCATGCCGGTCATCCTGGCGTTCCTGCTGGCGCTGACATTGACGCCGATCGTACGGCTGCTGCGCAAGCGCGGCATCCCTGAAGTGGTTTCGGCGACGCTTCTCGTGCTGCTGTCCATCTGTGTGTTCGCAAGCGCTGGCTACTTGCTCAGCGGCCCGGTGATCGATCTCCTCAACAACACCTCGTCGATCGGCCAGCAGCTCACCGAGCGGCTGGCGCAATTGCGGCGTCCGCTGGAAAGGATCATGCAGGTCTCGCATCAGATCGAGCAAATGACCGAGACCTCGCAGGAGCCGGGCATCCAGAAGGTGGCGGTGGCCCAGTCCGGCATATTATCGGCGGCCGCCAGCAACATCTTGGCGGCGGGAACCAGCCTCACCATCATCTTCGTGCTGTCGCTGTTCCTGCTCGCCTCGGGCACGATGTTCTACGAGAAGATCATCCAGTCCTTCGCCAGCCTCACGGAAAAGAAGCGGGCACTGCGTGTCGTCTATGACGTCGAGCGCGAGATCTCGCACTATTTGCTCACCGTCACCATCATCAATGCCGGTCTCGGCACGGTCATCGGCCTTGGCCTGTGGGCGCTCGGCATGCCCAACCCGCTGGTCTGGGGCGTGGCCGCCGCGCTGCTCAACTTCCTGCCCTATGTCGGCGCGCTGCTGACCATCGTGCTGGTCGCGGTGATGGCGCTGATCAGCTTCGACACCATCTCTTATGCGCTTCTGGCGCCGGCCTTCGTGCTGCTCTGCGACGTCGTCGAGGGCCAGTTCGTGACGCCGATGGTGGTCGGCAGGCGCCTGGAGATCAACGCCGTGGCGATCTTCATAGCCATTGCCTTCTGGTCGTGGCTGTGGGGTTTCGTCGGCGCCTTGATGGCGGTGCCGCTGCTGGTCGTCATCAAGGTGTTCTGCGACCATTTCGAGGGGCTCGGCCATGTCGGCAATTTTCTCGCCGCGCAGCAGAACGGTGTGGTGGGGGACGATGATGCCGCCGACACCGAGCCGGTGAAGGGCTGA
- the fmt gene encoding methionyl-tRNA formyltransferase: protein MPLRVIFMGTPEFSVPTLRAIAEAGHEISAVYTQPPRAAGRRGLELTPSPVQREAERLRIAVRTPTSLKAEAEQTAFRDLQADIAVVVAYGLLLPKAVLDAPRLGCINGHASILPRWRGAAPIQRAIMAGDLESGMMVMRMEEGLDTGPVGLLEKCAIEPDMTAGDLHDRLMSVGASLMVEALARLEENTLTFTAQAADGVTYARKIDKFETRVDWTRPAVEVHNRLRGLSPFPGAWSEIDIGGRMERLKLLRSTLSEGRSLSEDLGESGGILDDRLTVACGTGAIRLVEVQRAGGKPAAASEFLRGAKIAKGMKFS, encoded by the coding sequence ATGCCCCTTCGCGTCATCTTCATGGGCACGCCGGAATTTTCGGTGCCGACGCTGCGCGCGATTGCCGAGGCCGGACATGAGATTTCCGCCGTCTACACGCAGCCGCCTCGCGCCGCCGGCCGGCGCGGGTTGGAGTTGACGCCGTCGCCGGTGCAGCGCGAAGCGGAGCGGCTGCGCATCGCGGTACGCACGCCGACCTCTCTCAAGGCCGAGGCCGAACAGACCGCTTTCCGTGACTTGCAGGCGGATATCGCCGTGGTCGTCGCCTATGGATTGCTGCTGCCCAAGGCTGTTCTCGACGCGCCCCGGCTTGGCTGCATCAACGGCCACGCATCGATCTTGCCGCGCTGGCGCGGTGCCGCTCCCATCCAGCGCGCCATCATGGCGGGAGACCTGGAAAGCGGCATGATGGTGATGCGCATGGAAGAGGGGCTCGACACCGGCCCGGTGGGATTGCTTGAAAAATGCGCTATCGAACCCGATATGACAGCCGGCGATCTGCATGATCGGTTGATGAGTGTCGGTGCCTCCCTGATGGTGGAAGCGCTGGCGCGGCTGGAAGAGAACACCCTGACATTTACCGCGCAAGCGGCGGACGGGGTGACTTACGCCAGAAAAATCGATAAATTCGAGACGCGTGTGGATTGGACACGGCCTGCCGTCGAGGTCCATAACCGTCTTCGTGGCCTGTCGCCCTTTCCCGGCGCCTGGTCTGAAATTGACATTGGCGGCCGCATGGAACGGCTGAAACTGCTTCGCTCGACGCTGTCCGAAGGCCGGTCGCTTTCGGAAGATCTGGGCGAGTCGGGAGGAATTCTCGATGACCGGCTGACGGTCGCCTGCGGAACAGGCGCGATCAGACTGGTCGAAGTTCAACGTGCGGGCGGAAAGCCCGCCGCCGCGTCGGAATTCCTGCGCGGAGCCAAGATCGCAAAAGGAATGAAGTTCTCATGA
- the truA gene encoding tRNA pseudouridine(38-40) synthase TruA, protein MPRFRLDIEYDGSLFAGWQHQADQPSVQQAIEQAIEKFSGEAVRLRAAGRTDAGVHATAQVAHVDLAKAWPGDKVRDAVNAHLQAAGARVVILKATVVPDDFDARFSATGRHYLYRILNRRAPSALEKGKVWWVPKRLDAVAMHEAAKVLLGRHDFTTFRSTQCQANSPVRTLERLDVSRTGDMIEVRASARSFLHNQVRSMVGSLKRVGDGGWTEADLKAALEAHDRAACGQVAPPDGLFLIGVDYPG, encoded by the coding sequence ATGCCGCGTTTTCGCCTCGACATCGAATATGACGGCAGCCTTTTCGCCGGCTGGCAGCACCAGGCCGACCAGCCTTCGGTGCAGCAGGCGATCGAGCAGGCGATCGAGAAATTCAGCGGCGAGGCGGTGCGGCTGCGTGCCGCCGGCCGCACCGATGCCGGCGTGCATGCAACGGCCCAGGTGGCGCATGTCGACCTCGCCAAGGCATGGCCTGGTGACAAGGTGCGCGACGCGGTCAACGCGCATCTTCAGGCCGCCGGCGCGCGTGTTGTGATCCTGAAGGCGACGGTCGTTCCCGACGATTTCGACGCCCGCTTCTCGGCCACCGGCCGTCACTATCTCTACCGCATCCTCAACCGACGTGCGCCCTCGGCGCTGGAAAAGGGCAAGGTGTGGTGGGTGCCGAAGCGGCTCGACGCCGTCGCCATGCACGAGGCGGCGAAAGTCCTGCTCGGCCGGCACGACTTCACCACCTTCCGCTCGACGCAGTGCCAGGCCAACAGCCCGGTCCGGACGCTGGAGCGGCTCGATGTCAGCCGGACAGGCGACATGATCGAGGTCAGGGCCTCGGCACGTTCCTTCCTGCACAACCAGGTGCGCTCCATGGTCGGCTCGCTGAAACGCGTCGGCGACGGCGGCTGGACCGAGGCCGACCTCAAGGCGGCGCTGGAGGCGCACGACCGCGCCGCCTGTGGCCAGGTGGCGCCGCCCGACGGGCTTTTTCTCATTGGCGTCGATTATCCCGGATGA
- the def gene encoding peptide deformylase: protein MPIKPLIILPDPILRQVSKPVERVDAPLRKLADDMLATMYDAPGIGLAAIQIGEPLRMLVIDLAKEDETPAPHVFINPEILESADQRSVYEEGCLSIPDYYAEVERPASVRVKYLDRDGKLQEMEAEGLMATCLQHEIDHLNGVLFIDHISKLKRDMVVKKFKKLAKDKAPGKLVG, encoded by the coding sequence ATGCCGATCAAGCCGCTCATCATCCTTCCCGATCCCATCCTGCGCCAGGTTTCGAAGCCCGTGGAGCGCGTGGACGCGCCCTTGCGCAAACTGGCCGACGACATGCTGGCGACAATGTATGACGCGCCCGGCATCGGGCTGGCGGCAATCCAGATCGGCGAGCCGTTGCGCATGCTGGTAATCGACCTTGCCAAGGAAGACGAAACGCCGGCGCCGCATGTCTTCATCAATCCGGAGATCCTCGAAAGCGCCGATCAGCGCTCCGTCTACGAGGAAGGCTGCCTGTCCATCCCCGACTATTACGCCGAGGTCGAACGCCCGGCTTCCGTTCGGGTGAAATATCTCGACCGCGACGGCAAACTGCAGGAGATGGAGGCCGAGGGTCTGATGGCGACCTGCCTGCAGCACGAGATCGACCATCTCAACGGGGTGCTGTTCATCGACCACATCTCGAAGCTGAAGCGCGACATGGTGGTGAAGAAATTCAAGAAGCTCGCCAAGGACAAGGCGCCGGGCAAGCTGGTGGGATAG
- a CDS encoding class I SAM-dependent methyltransferase, with product MLETDKLFAGSIPENYDRYMVPLIFEPFAADLAQRAASFSPSAVLEVAAGTGVVTRALAPRLSPDANYVVTDLNQPMLDYAASRQAPDSRIQWRQADAMALPFEDAAFDLVCCQFGAMFFPSRPSAYREARRVLKPGGHFLFNVWDRIEENVFADDVTNALARIFPSDPPRFLARTPHGYHDTALIRGDLEEAGFSGVAIETRAEQSRAPSPRIPALAYCQGTVLRTEIEARDPGKLDAATDHAASAIAARHGSGAVAAKIQAHVIVAVA from the coding sequence ATGTTGGAAACGGACAAGTTGTTTGCCGGCTCGATCCCGGAAAACTACGACCGCTATATGGTGCCGTTGATTTTCGAGCCGTTCGCCGCGGATCTTGCACAACGAGCGGCATCCTTTTCGCCGAGCGCCGTTTTGGAAGTCGCCGCGGGCACCGGGGTTGTCACCCGCGCATTGGCGCCAAGACTGTCTCCTGACGCAAACTATGTCGTTACCGACCTCAACCAGCCGATGCTCGACTATGCCGCTTCGCGACAAGCTCCCGACAGCCGCATCCAATGGCGCCAGGCCGATGCCATGGCGCTGCCGTTTGAAGATGCGGCCTTCGATCTCGTTTGCTGCCAGTTCGGCGCGATGTTCTTTCCCAGCCGCCCCTCCGCCTACCGCGAGGCAAGGCGGGTGCTGAAGCCGGGCGGACACTTTCTGTTCAACGTATGGGATCGCATCGAAGAGAATGTGTTTGCCGATGATGTGACGAATGCCCTGGCCAGGATCTTTCCCAGCGATCCACCACGCTTTCTGGCCCGCACGCCGCACGGCTACCACGATACGGCATTGATCCGCGGAGACCTTGAGGAGGCGGGTTTCTCCGGTGTGGCGATCGAGACGAGGGCCGAACAGAGCCGCGCGCCCTCGCCGCGCATTCCGGCCCTTGCGTATTGCCAGGGAACGGTGCTTCGCACCGAAATCGAGGCCAGGGATCCGGGAAAACTCGACGCCGCAACGGACCATGCCGCGTCAGCGATCGCGGCCAGGCATGGCAGCGGTGCGGTTGCCGCCAAGATTCAGGCCCACGTCATCGTCGCCGTGGCCTAA
- a CDS encoding LLM class flavin-dependent oxidoreductase, protein MELGLYTFADVSPQPGPGAIGPHERLRNLIEEIELADQVGLDVFGLGEHHRPDYAASAPVVALAAAAEHSKRIKLTSAVTVLSSDDPVRVFQQFATLDLLSGGRAEIMAGRGSFIESFPLFGYNLEDYDELFAEKLDLLLAIRDQVKVTWSGNLRAAINDRGVYPRPFQDRLPIWIAIGGTPQSAARAGALGLPLALAIIGGEPARFAPLFDLYREAAKRAGSDPAGLATSINVHGFIADTTEQAADDFYGPQAEVMNRIGRERGWGPTSRAHFDQSRGPNGALFVGSPEQVAEKIVAQHKIFNNDRFLLQMAIGTMPHAKIMKAIELYGTRVAPIVRKETAKSAPAVAAPVA, encoded by the coding sequence ATGGAACTCGGTCTCTACACTTTCGCCGACGTCAGCCCGCAGCCGGGTCCCGGCGCCATCGGGCCGCATGAGCGGCTGCGCAACCTGATCGAGGAGATCGAACTGGCCGACCAGGTCGGCCTCGACGTCTTTGGCCTGGGCGAACATCACCGGCCCGATTATGCAGCCTCCGCGCCAGTCGTGGCCCTGGCGGCCGCGGCGGAGCACTCCAAACGCATCAAGCTGACCAGCGCGGTCACCGTGCTCTCCTCGGACGATCCGGTGCGCGTCTTCCAGCAGTTCGCCACGCTCGATCTTCTGTCGGGCGGCCGTGCTGAGATCATGGCCGGGCGCGGCTCGTTCATCGAATCCTTTCCGCTCTTCGGTTACAATCTCGAGGATTATGACGAGCTCTTCGCCGAAAAGCTCGATCTGCTGCTTGCCATCCGCGATCAGGTGAAAGTCACATGGTCCGGCAACCTGCGCGCGGCGATCAACGATCGTGGCGTATACCCCCGTCCGTTCCAGGACAGGCTGCCGATCTGGATCGCGATTGGTGGAACGCCGCAGTCGGCCGCCCGCGCCGGCGCGCTCGGCCTGCCGCTGGCGCTCGCCATCATCGGCGGCGAGCCGGCGCGCTTCGCGCCGCTGTTCGACCTGTACCGCGAGGCCGCCAAGCGGGCCGGCAGTGACCCGGCCGGTCTCGCCACCAGCATCAACGTGCATGGCTTCATCGCCGACACCACCGAACAGGCGGCCGACGATTTCTACGGCCCGCAGGCGGAGGTCATGAACCGCATCGGCCGCGAGCGTGGCTGGGGCCCGACGTCGCGGGCGCATTTCGACCAGTCACGTGGTCCGAACGGCGCCCTGTTCGTAGGCAGCCCGGAGCAGGTGGCCGAAAAGATCGTCGCCCAGCACAAGATCTTCAACAATGACCGCTTCCTGCTGCAGATGGCGATCGGCACCATGCCGCATGCCAAGATCATGAAGGCGATCGAGCTCTACGGCACCAGGGTGGCGCCGATCGTGCGCAAGGAGACGGCGAAATCCGCGCCGGCGGTGGCTGCTCCGGTGGCATAA
- a CDS encoding GFA family protein, producing the protein MKIDGACHCGAITYEAEVDAEKTSICHCTDCQQLTGTAFRVTVPAPEDHYRITRGTPKIYIKTGSSGAKRAQAFCGDCGSHLYATSVGDGPKIYGIRAGTARQREDLIPTQQKWHRSALHWLPEFEGISIVEEQ; encoded by the coding sequence ATGAAGATCGACGGCGCGTGCCATTGCGGTGCCATCACCTATGAAGCGGAGGTCGACGCGGAAAAGACCTCCATCTGTCACTGCACGGACTGCCAGCAACTGACCGGTACGGCCTTTCGCGTCACCGTTCCCGCGCCCGAGGATCATTACCGGATCACCAGGGGCACGCCAAAAATCTATATCAAGACCGGATCGAGCGGCGCCAAGCGCGCCCAGGCATTTTGCGGCGATTGCGGCTCGCATCTTTATGCGACGTCTGTCGGCGACGGCCCGAAGATCTATGGGATCCGAGCGGGGACCGCGCGGCAACGCGAGGATCTGATCCCGACACAACAGAAGTGGCATCGATCGGCTCTGCACTGGCTTCCGGAATTCGAAGGAATAAGCATCGTGGAAGAGCAGTAG
- a CDS encoding DNA recombination protein RmuC — MNDLSTILSQPVARLGASTITLGHALAFGALLFFGLFVALVVSLWRSAKARAVAAAEAADHARDAEARMAGILQSQAEMQGRMGAIAEVFGARQAELTQSIGQRLDAMTGRIGQTMTEQTKSTHESLAKLQERLAVIDTAQGNIQSLAGQVVQLQAILSNKQTRGAFGQSRMEAIVADGLPMGAYEFQATLSNGSRPDCLVKMPNGAPSLAIDAKFPLEAWNAIRAADGADLQKVASQAFRRDIEIHVRDISEKYLIQGETQDTAFMFVPSESVFAEIHENFEAIVHKAHRARVVIVSPSLLMLSIQVIQAILKDARMREQAHLIQGEVIRLMEDVARVDERVRKLQGHFGQSAKDIEDILVSTSKVTKRGQKIEALEFGAQAEGDASPETPSRAPAAKLDPGPRVADSKTGQLRLRVVEGDD, encoded by the coding sequence ATGAATGATCTGAGCACCATCCTTTCGCAGCCCGTCGCCCGGCTCGGCGCCTCGACAATCACGCTCGGCCACGCTCTGGCCTTCGGCGCCTTGTTGTTTTTCGGCCTGTTCGTGGCGCTGGTCGTCTCGCTGTGGCGGTCGGCCAAGGCGCGTGCCGTCGCGGCCGCGGAAGCCGCCGACCATGCCCGCGACGCCGAGGCGCGGATGGCCGGCATATTGCAAAGCCAGGCTGAGATGCAGGGCCGCATGGGCGCCATCGCCGAAGTGTTCGGCGCACGCCAGGCGGAGTTGACGCAGTCGATCGGCCAGCGCCTCGACGCCATGACCGGCCGCATCGGCCAGACCATGACCGAGCAGACCAAATCCACGCATGAGAGCCTGGCCAAACTGCAGGAACGGCTGGCGGTCATCGATACCGCGCAAGGCAACATCCAGTCGCTTGCCGGTCAGGTCGTGCAGCTCCAGGCCATCCTTTCCAACAAGCAGACGCGTGGCGCCTTCGGCCAGTCGCGCATGGAGGCGATCGTCGCCGACGGCCTGCCGATGGGCGCGTATGAATTCCAGGCGACGCTGTCGAACGGCAGCCGGCCCGATTGCCTGGTCAAGATGCCGAACGGCGCGCCCTCGCTGGCCATCGATGCCAAGTTTCCCCTGGAAGCCTGGAATGCCATCCGCGCCGCCGATGGCGCCGACCTGCAGAAGGTCGCGTCCCAGGCCTTCCGCCGCGACATCGAGATCCATGTCCGCGATATTTCGGAGAAGTATCTTATCCAGGGCGAAACGCAGGACACCGCCTTCATGTTCGTGCCGTCGGAATCGGTGTTCGCCGAAATTCACGAGAATTTCGAGGCGATCGTCCACAAGGCGCACCGCGCCCGCGTTGTCATCGTCTCGCCGTCGCTGCTGATGCTGTCGATCCAGGTCATCCAGGCGATCCTCAAGGACGCCCGCATGCGCGAACAGGCGCATCTGATCCAGGGCGAAGTGATCCGGCTGATGGAAGATGTCGCGCGCGTCGACGAGCGCGTGCGCAAGCTGCAGGGCCATTTCGGCCAGTCGGCCAAGGATATCGAGGACATCCTCGTCTCGACATCGAAAGTGACCAAGCGCGGCCAGAAGATCGAGGCGCTGGAGTTCGGTGCGCAGGCCGAAGGCGATGCAAGCCCGGAGACGCCGTCCCGGGCACCGGCCGCGAAACTCGACCCCGGCCCGCGCGTTGCCGATTCTAAGACCGGGCAGCTCAGGCTGCGGGTCGTCGAAGGCGACGACTGA
- the sugE gene encoding quaternary ammonium compound efflux SMR transporter SugE, with product MSWIFLFFAGLFEIGWAIGLKYTDGFTRLVPTVLTVASMIVSLTLLGLALKALPVGTAYAVWTGIGTVGTALLGIWLLGEPATAIRLACIALIVCGIMGLKFAA from the coding sequence ATGTCTTGGATTTTTCTGTTTTTCGCCGGCCTGTTCGAAATCGGCTGGGCGATCGGTCTCAAATACACTGATGGGTTCACCAGGCTCGTCCCGACCGTGCTCACGGTCGCGTCGATGATCGTCAGCCTTACCTTGCTCGGCCTGGCGCTGAAGGCGCTTCCCGTCGGCACCGCCTATGCGGTGTGGACCGGCATCGGCACGGTCGGCACGGCGCTGCTTGGCATCTGGCTGCTCGGCGAGCCCGCCACGGCGATCCGGCTTGCCTGCATCGCGCTGATTGTCTGCGGCATCATGGGGCTGAAGTTCGCGGCTTGA
- a CDS encoding transglutaminase-like domain-containing protein yields the protein MRIHIGCEMSFDFPQETPLIAMLNVHYSRASDLERPDFLTSNPPVPIESYRDSFGNWCNRFVAPPGRFTFGTDAVIGAPGTFEMSELMAWQHEVRDLPAETLLFLLPSRFCESDLLASEAWRLFGHTPLGIPRVQAVCDFVHNHIVFNYGNARPTRTAAEAYREQSGVCRDFAHLAVTFCRALNIPTRYCTGYISDIGMPKPWSSMDFAAWMEVYLGGRWHVFDPRNNAPRIGRILIASGRDAADVPLTHIFGPGTLAGFKVWTDEIVE from the coding sequence ATGCGGATCCATATCGGCTGCGAGATGAGTTTCGACTTCCCGCAGGAAACGCCGCTTATCGCGATGCTCAATGTCCACTATTCCCGCGCTTCCGATCTCGAGCGACCGGATTTCTTGACATCGAACCCGCCGGTGCCGATCGAGAGCTACCGCGACAGTTTCGGCAATTGGTGCAACCGCTTCGTTGCGCCGCCCGGACGGTTCACATTCGGCACCGATGCCGTCATCGGCGCGCCCGGCACATTCGAGATGAGCGAGCTGATGGCCTGGCAGCACGAGGTGCGCGACCTGCCGGCGGAAACGCTGCTGTTCCTGTTGCCCAGCCGGTTTTGCGAGAGCGACCTTCTGGCCAGCGAAGCATGGCGGCTGTTCGGCCATACGCCGCTCGGCATACCGCGCGTGCAGGCGGTGTGCGATTTCGTCCACAACCACATCGTCTTCAACTATGGCAACGCGCGGCCGACGCGCACCGCGGCGGAAGCCTATCGCGAGCAGAGCGGCGTGTGCCGCGACTTCGCGCACCTCGCCGTGACCTTCTGCCGGGCGCTCAACATCCCGACACGCTACTGCACCGGCTACATCAGCGATATCGGCATGCCGAAACCGTGGTCGAGCATGGATTTCGCCGCCTGGATGGAAGTCTATCTCGGCGGGCGCTGGCACGTCTTCGACCCGCGCAACAATGCACCGCGCATCGGTCGTATCCTGATCGCCTCCGGACGCGACGCGGCGGATGTGCCGCTGACCCATATTTTCGGACCGGGAACACTGGCCGGCTTCAAGGTGTGGACCGACGAAATCGTCGAATAG
- a CDS encoding cation diffusion facilitator family transporter, with amino-acid sequence MAGHGGSKTVIYAALAGNLAIALTKFAAAFFTGSSAMLSEGVHSLVDTGNGGLLLYGMHRAARPADRTHPLGHARELYFWSFIVALLVFALGAGVSFYEGIVHIMAPEPVANVKVNYVVLGLSFLFEGSSWLVALKEFRREKGKQGWLQAVQSSKDPSVYTVLFEDSAALLGLIVAFAGILAAELLEMPELDGAASIGIALILGATAIFLARESKGLLIGEPASLEVQGKVLAIAQQDPAVQRANGVLTVHMGPQEIVAGLSIEFEDHLTAPEIEACVQRIETRLKEEMPEITRLFVKPQTTGTWDQRRKQIEAASN; translated from the coding sequence ATGGCCGGCCATGGCGGCTCCAAAACGGTCATCTATGCCGCGCTCGCCGGCAATCTGGCGATCGCGCTGACCAAATTCGCCGCCGCCTTCTTCACCGGCAGTTCGGCGATGCTGTCGGAAGGCGTCCACTCGCTGGTCGATACCGGAAATGGCGGGCTGCTGCTCTACGGCATGCACCGGGCCGCGCGCCCGGCCGACCGCACACATCCGCTCGGCCACGCCCGCGAGCTCTATTTCTGGAGCTTCATCGTCGCGCTTCTGGTTTTCGCGCTGGGCGCCGGCGTGTCGTTCTACGAGGGCATTGTCCACATCATGGCCCCGGAGCCTGTCGCCAATGTCAAGGTGAACTATGTCGTTCTGGGCCTCTCCTTCCTGTTCGAAGGCAGCTCATGGCTGGTGGCGCTGAAGGAATTTCGCCGAGAGAAGGGCAAGCAAGGCTGGCTGCAAGCCGTGCAATCGAGCAAGGACCCGAGCGTCTATACGGTGCTGTTCGAGGACAGCGCGGCGCTTCTTGGCTTGATCGTGGCCTTTGCCGGCATATTGGCGGCGGAGTTGCTGGAGATGCCGGAGCTCGACGGCGCCGCCTCGATCGGCATCGCGCTCATCCTAGGCGCGACGGCGATTTTCCTCGCCCGCGAAAGCAAGGGCCTGCTCATCGGCGAACCGGCATCCCTCGAGGTGCAAGGGAAAGTGCTGGCAATCGCCCAGCAGGATCCGGCGGTGCAGCGGGCGAACGGCGTCCTGACCGTCCACATGGGACCGCAAGAGATCGTCGCGGGGTTGAGCATCGAATTCGAGGATCATCTTACCGCGCCGGAAATCGAGGCCTGTGTCCAGCGCATCGAGACGCGGCTGAAGGAGGAGATGCCGGAGATCACGCGGCTGTTCGTCAAGCCGCAGACCACGGGCACCTGGGATCAGCGACGCAAACAGATCGAGGCCGCGTCGAACTAG
- a CDS encoding GNAT family N-acetyltransferase, with protein sequence MSMMSIRAATPRDREAIRLVEEHAFGQQAEAGLVDALVTGGDAVVELVAEEEGQVVGHILFSRLFVQNGGKSLAAVALAPLAVEPSFHGSGIGGALIREAHIRLRDAGETLAVVLGDPAYYGRFGYSHARAEKFESEYQGEALQALAWGDAPEAGRLVYASAFTALAA encoded by the coding sequence ATGAGCATGATGTCGATACGCGCGGCGACGCCGCGGGATCGCGAGGCCATCCGCCTCGTCGAGGAACACGCTTTCGGCCAGCAGGCGGAGGCCGGCTTGGTCGACGCGCTGGTGACCGGCGGCGACGCCGTGGTCGAGCTGGTGGCCGAAGAAGAAGGCCAGGTGGTCGGCCATATCCTGTTTTCAAGGCTCTTCGTCCAGAATGGCGGCAAGAGCCTCGCGGCCGTGGCCCTGGCGCCGCTGGCGGTGGAGCCTTCGTTCCATGGCAGCGGCATTGGTGGCGCGCTGATCCGAGAGGCGCATATCCGCCTGAGGGATGCCGGCGAGACGCTGGCCGTGGTGCTGGGCGACCCGGCCTATTATGGCCGTTTCGGCTATAGCCATGCGCGGGCCGAAAAATTCGAGAGCGAATACCAGGGCGAGGCGCTGCAAGCGCTGGCCTGGGGCGACGCTCCGGAAGCCGGCAGGCTGGTCTACGCTTCCGCCTTCACCGCTCTCGCCGCTTAG